Proteins from one Periplaneta americana isolate PAMFEO1 chromosome 6, P.americana_PAMFEO1_priV1, whole genome shotgun sequence genomic window:
- the LOC138701708 gene encoding uncharacterized protein, giving the protein MARSELTNFRVTIKTVELVLICTIMGLYTNAPVLSANNHLIHFLNPVALGGYIFIITGLIIGLVIDERVPRKMDMLYMIWGFFLFMAAGSVQINSYKTKSDNYPHFKDRELQMILGFTSGAFTIVTSIVFLMDIVLTYMDKAEYGKPLLDQYHTAHI; this is encoded by the exons ATGGCGAGAAGTGAATTAACGAACTTCCGAGTTACAATCAAAACTGTAGAACTG GTATTAATATGTACCATTATGGGTTTGTACACAAATGCACCTGTGCTATCAGCAAACAACCATCTAATACATTTTCTCAACCCTGTAGCTCTTGGAGgctacatcttcatcatcacaGGACTCATTATAGGTCTTGTAATCGATGAGAGAGTACCTAGAAAGATG GATATGTTGTACATGATTTGGGGATTTTTCCTCTTTATGGCTGCTGGCAGTGTGCAAATCAATTCCTACAAAACCAAATCTGATAACTATCCTCATTTCAAAGACAGAGAGCTTCAAATGATCTTGGGGTTCACATCTGGAGCTTTCACCATTGTCACTTCCATTGTATTCCTGATGGACATCGTTCTCACATATATGGATAAAGCTGAATACG GTAAGCCACTATTGGACCAGTATCATACTGCTCATATCTAA
- the LOC138701709 gene encoding uncharacterized protein isoform X1 yields MATQFPAPEQKTPILKPKLPLLSYRTDRDGNSPSCSTPKSNVSWMDSHRDLLSSDPSEEDTSSENSLPSPCIFKLLQVIITIVCMGLYSEGMQLVVYSITSQLFPYIVCSIYLVITPVILLSYCMGQKMPELMIRVFNTLAGILFLVAGVVIMQGYKLHTLVVQFQDYDDVNTEDEILQYDGDETKKNGVFLLASGILCFANCIIYFADVAWSVHTTLANL; encoded by the exons ATGGCAACACAGTTTCCAGCCCCAGAACAGAAAACACCTATACTGAAGCCCAAACTGCCTCTACTGTCGTACAG AACAGATCGTGATGGCAACTCTCCGTCATGTTCGACTCCCAAAAGCAACGTGTCCTGGATGGACAGCCACAGGGACCTGCTTTCGTCAGACCCATCAGAGGAGGATACGTCTTCCGAAAACTCCCTGCCATCACCCTGCATTTTCAAGCTGCTGCAAGTG ATTATCACAATCGTGTGCATGGGTCTATATTCGGAAGGAATGCAACTTGTGGTCTACAGCATAACATCTCAGCTGTTTCCCTACATCGTCTGCTCTATCTACCTCGTCATCACGCCCGTGATTCTTCTAAGTTACTGCATGGGGCAGAAAATGCCTGAACTTATG ATTCGAGTATTCAACACACTGGCTGGCATCCTGTTTCTGGTGGCAGGGGTTGTAATAATGCAAGGTTACAAACTGCATACACTCGTagtacaatttcaagattatgaTGATGTGAACACAGAGGACGAAATACTACAATACGACGGGGACGAGACAAAGAAGAATGGAGTCTTTCTATTGGCGTCTGGCATCCTCTGCTTTGCCAACTGTATCATCTATTTTGCCGACGTCGCTTGGAGTGTGCATACAACTCTAGCAAACTTGTAA
- the LOC138701709 gene encoding uncharacterized protein isoform X2 has product MDSHRDLLSSDPSEEDTSSENSLPSPCIFKLLQVIITIVCMGLYSEGMQLVVYSITSQLFPYIVCSIYLVITPVILLSYCMGQKMPELMIRVFNTLAGILFLVAGVVIMQGYKLHTLVVQFQDYDDVNTEDEILQYDGDETKKNGVFLLASGILCFANCIIYFADVAWSVHTTLANL; this is encoded by the exons ATGGACAGCCACAGGGACCTGCTTTCGTCAGACCCATCAGAGGAGGATACGTCTTCCGAAAACTCCCTGCCATCACCCTGCATTTTCAAGCTGCTGCAAGTG ATTATCACAATCGTGTGCATGGGTCTATATTCGGAAGGAATGCAACTTGTGGTCTACAGCATAACATCTCAGCTGTTTCCCTACATCGTCTGCTCTATCTACCTCGTCATCACGCCCGTGATTCTTCTAAGTTACTGCATGGGGCAGAAAATGCCTGAACTTATG ATTCGAGTATTCAACACACTGGCTGGCATCCTGTTTCTGGTGGCAGGGGTTGTAATAATGCAAGGTTACAAACTGCATACACTCGTagtacaatttcaagattatgaTGATGTGAACACAGAGGACGAAATACTACAATACGACGGGGACGAGACAAAGAAGAATGGAGTCTTTCTATTGGCGTCTGGCATCCTCTGCTTTGCCAACTGTATCATCTATTTTGCCGACGTCGCTTGGAGTGTGCATACAACTCTAGCAAACTTGTAA